One genomic segment of Gottschalkia acidurici 9a includes these proteins:
- a CDS encoding aminotransferase class IV gives MNNDAMLKKYIYNGNVYDTSQNEGFNKTDTLSIYEVIRVKNGVILFKEEHLNRMEKSAEMLGYKMKKSKEEITEEIIKLVNINEAINNNIKLVCSNLDSENQNFLTYFTKSSYNIEDVPKIGASTIVYRTKRDNPNIKIINAKQREEINKSLKENNAFEALLENEEGYITEGSRSNMLFVKGDKVYTAPAKDVLIGITRSKIMNICKELRIDVIEKNIHISEIKDLDGVFMSTTPIGVLPIVTIDDIKFDSMNNKTIINIMNGYESLVEDYIKNNR, from the coding sequence ATGAACAACGATGCAATGTTAAAGAAATATATATATAACGGAAATGTATATGATACTTCACAAAACGAAGGATTCAACAAAACAGATACTTTATCTATATACGAAGTAATAAGGGTAAAAAATGGTGTTATTTTATTTAAGGAAGAACATTTGAACAGAATGGAAAAAAGTGCGGAAATGCTAGGTTATAAGATGAAAAAGTCGAAAGAAGAAATAACTGAGGAAATAATTAAACTAGTTAATATAAACGAAGCTATAAATAACAATATCAAATTGGTATGTAGTAACCTAGATAGTGAAAATCAAAATTTTCTTACTTACTTTACTAAATCTAGCTATAACATAGAAGACGTTCCTAAAATAGGTGCTAGCACTATCGTATATAGAACTAAAAGAGATAATCCAAACATAAAAATTATAAATGCAAAGCAGAGAGAGGAAATAAACAAATCACTCAAGGAAAATAACGCCTTTGAGGCACTATTAGAAAATGAGGAAGGATATATTACAGAAGGTAGTAGATCGAATATGCTTTTTGTAAAAGGAGATAAAGTCTATACGGCACCAGCTAAAGATGTTTTAATAGGTATAACTAGAAGTAAGATAATGAATATATGTAAAGAATTAAGAATAGATGTCATAGAAAAGAATATTCATATAAGCGAAATAAAAGATTTAGATGGTGTATTTATGTCAACTACGCCAATAGGAGTATTGCCTATAGTAACTATAGATGATATTAAATTTGATTCGATGAACAATAAAACAATAATAAATATAATGAATGGATATGAAAGTTTAGTAGAAGACTATATAAAAAATAATAGGTAA
- a CDS encoding M3 family oligoendopeptidase — translation MDMRWSMDELYKSIDSKEFDNDLSLCDEKLSYISSWTKSNLNSYKDAKDKIENFLKMKIDFLKVFTKLITYANLSISVNARNEEAIKSFEKLQIKYTEFTKPLVTFKSWIKLLDNLDSLVNSSDFLKEHEFYLKEIKLKSNYLLSDREEIIISKMINTGSKAWMKLYEKLVSTLLVDIDSEQLPLSVVRNLAYDKDKDIRKKAYEMELKSYKRIEDSSASCLNGIKGEVITLSSMRGFSSPLEETLINSRMDAETLDTMMSAVVEDLSSFHKYFKRKAEILGHKNGLPFYDLFAPIGDIDIKFTYKQAQDFIVDNFRTFSTNLSDFAYKAFKNKWIDAEPREGKSGGAFCSSIHSIGESRILSNFDGSFSSVTTLAHELGHAYHGSLLSDQTILNTRYPMPIAETASTFCETIVINAALSEANDKEALCILESLVSDAGQIVVDIYSRYLFESEVFKRRQEAALSVDEFKEIMINSQKTAYGCGIDDKYLHPYMWIAKSHYYSSSRSFYNFPYTFGLLFAKGLYSQYLKLGSDFVKEYDNLLSYTGKDNIYNICKTAGFDIHSIDFWRESLALVKDNIDSFIIKSK, via the coding sequence ATGGACATGAGATGGAGTATGGACGAACTATATAAATCTATCGATTCTAAAGAATTTGACAATGATCTTTCTTTATGTGATGAAAAGTTAAGCTACATAAGTTCTTGGACAAAATCTAATCTAAATTCATATAAGGATGCTAAAGACAAAATCGAAAATTTTTTAAAGATGAAAATTGACTTTTTAAAGGTATTTACTAAATTAATAACTTACGCTAACTTATCTATAAGTGTAAATGCTAGGAATGAAGAAGCTATTAAATCATTCGAAAAACTACAAATTAAGTATACTGAATTTACAAAGCCTTTAGTAACTTTTAAGTCTTGGATAAAATTATTAGATAATTTAGATTCTTTAGTAAATAGCTCTGACTTTCTAAAAGAACATGAATTTTATCTTAAAGAGATTAAACTTAAATCTAATTATCTTTTAAGTGATAGAGAAGAAATAATAATCTCTAAGATGATAAATACTGGTTCAAAAGCTTGGATGAAACTCTACGAGAAGTTAGTGTCTACATTATTAGTAGATATCGACAGTGAACAATTACCTTTATCTGTAGTTAGAAATCTGGCTTATGATAAAGACAAAGATATACGAAAAAAAGCTTATGAAATGGAGCTTAAGTCCTATAAAAGAATTGAGGATTCATCTGCATCATGTTTAAATGGAATTAAAGGTGAAGTAATAACTTTATCTAGTATGAGAGGTTTCTCATCTCCTTTGGAGGAAACTTTAATTAATTCTAGAATGGATGCAGAAACTCTAGATACAATGATGAGTGCAGTAGTCGAGGATTTATCTAGTTTCCATAAGTATTTTAAAAGAAAAGCTGAAATACTTGGTCATAAAAACGGACTTCCTTTTTATGATTTATTTGCGCCAATAGGAGATATCGATATAAAGTTCACTTATAAACAAGCTCAAGACTTTATAGTAGATAATTTTAGAACTTTTAGTACAAATTTATCTGATTTTGCCTATAAAGCATTTAAAAATAAATGGATTGATGCTGAACCAAGAGAAGGTAAAAGTGGTGGAGCTTTTTGTTCAAGTATTCATTCGATAGGTGAGAGCAGAATTCTTTCAAATTTTGATGGTAGCTTTAGTAGTGTAACAACTCTTGCTCACGAGTTAGGTCATGCTTATCATGGTTCCTTATTATCTGATCAGACAATATTAAATACTCGCTACCCTATGCCCATTGCAGAGACGGCTTCTACTTTTTGTGAAACTATAGTAATTAATGCTGCTCTAAGTGAAGCTAATGATAAGGAAGCTTTATGTATTCTTGAATCTTTAGTTTCTGATGCAGGACAAATAGTTGTAGATATCTATAGCAGATATCTATTTGAAAGTGAAGTTTTTAAAAGAAGGCAAGAGGCAGCTCTTTCTGTAGATGAATTTAAAGAAATTATGATTAATTCTCAAAAGACAGCTTATGGCTGTGGGATTGATGACAAGTATTTACATCCATATATGTGGATAGCTAAATCTCATTACTATAGTAGCTCTAGAAGTTTCTACAATTTTCCCTACACTTTTGGATTATTATTTGCTAAAGGACTATATAGTCAGTATTTAAAGTTGGGAAGTGATTTTGTAAAAGAATATGATAATTTATTGAGCTATACTGGGAAGGATAATATATATAATATATGTAAAACTGCAGGTTTCGATATTCATTCTATAGATTTCTGGAGAGAATCTCTTGCACTAGTTAAAGATAATATAGATAGTTTCATTATAAAAAGCAAATAA
- a CDS encoding peroxiredoxin has protein sequence MNENCYSSKCLKIGMKAPDFKATTTFGSLRLSNLSGKWIVLFSHPGDFTPVCTTEFISFSKYYHCFTERNVELLGLSIDSNPSHLAWIHNIYENTGVKIPFPIIADRDGKISRLYGMIAEDVSTTETVRSVFIIDDKQIIRAILTYPLTNGRNITEILRLVDGLQTTDKYKVVTPANWMPGDDVLVPPPMTYQELLERENDPRLNCIDWYLCYKRLP, from the coding sequence TTGAATGAAAATTGTTATAGTAGCAAATGTCTTAAAATAGGTATGAAAGCACCTGATTTCAAAGCGACTACTACTTTTGGTTCTTTAAGACTATCTAATTTAAGTGGAAAGTGGATAGTTCTATTTTCACACCCAGGAGATTTCACACCAGTTTGTACTACAGAATTTATTTCTTTCTCTAAATATTATCATTGTTTTACAGAAAGAAACGTAGAGTTACTTGGACTAAGTATAGATAGTAATCCTTCCCACCTTGCATGGATTCATAACATATATGAAAATACAGGAGTTAAAATACCATTTCCTATAATAGCAGATAGAGATGGTAAAATATCTAGACTTTATGGGATGATAGCGGAAGATGTTAGTACGACGGAAACAGTTAGAAGTGTATTTATTATAGATGACAAGCAGATTATAAGAGCTATACTAACTTATCCATTAACTAATGGTAGAAATATTACAGAGATACTAAGATTAGTTGATGGTTTACAAACTACGGATAAATACAAAGTAGTTACACCTGCTAATTGGATGCCAGGTGATGATGTACTAGTCCCACCTCCAATGACATATCAGGAATTATTAGAGAGAGAAAATGATCCTAGACTAAATTGTATAGATTGGTACTTATGTTATAAAAGACTACCATAA
- a CDS encoding ABC transporter ATP-binding protein, translating into MGITIQNLTKKFNQVYGVKNLNANIKEGELVSILGPSGCGKSTTLFLIAGLHTPTSGNIYFGDKLINDVPIEKRGIGMVFQNYALYPHMTVEKNIGFPLKMQKLNKNDIKHRVEEMSKFLHITELLKRKPSQLSGGQQQRVAIARALIKKPRILLLDEPFSNLDARLRIQLKHEIKRIQQELNITTLFVTHDQEEAMSISDRILLMKDGVLQQFDTPSDMYLKPKNEFVARFLGNPEINLLEVDEIIDKDKIKVKGFSKVINIRNCCEESELNNTVTKIGIRPEDISIVKSDDFDFEGEIINYQMLGKEVHLIIKIEDITITTVTPWTSENIKGKVKLKINKIHVF; encoded by the coding sequence ATGGGAATAACAATTCAAAATCTTACAAAAAAGTTCAATCAAGTTTATGGTGTGAAAAACTTAAATGCAAATATTAAAGAAGGAGAGCTAGTATCTATCCTTGGACCGAGTGGATGTGGAAAAAGTACAACATTATTTTTAATAGCTGGTCTTCACACTCCTACTTCAGGAAATATATATTTTGGTGACAAATTAATAAATGATGTTCCTATAGAAAAAAGAGGAATAGGAATGGTATTTCAAAACTATGCATTATATCCGCATATGACCGTAGAAAAAAATATAGGGTTTCCGTTAAAAATGCAAAAGTTAAATAAAAATGATATTAAACATAGAGTGGAAGAGATGTCGAAATTCTTACATATAACGGAACTTCTTAAAAGAAAGCCTTCACAACTTTCTGGAGGACAACAACAAAGAGTAGCTATAGCAAGAGCCTTAATAAAGAAACCTCGAATACTATTATTGGACGAGCCTTTTTCTAATCTTGATGCTCGGCTACGTATACAACTTAAACATGAAATTAAAAGAATACAACAAGAGTTAAATATAACTACATTGTTTGTAACTCATGACCAAGAAGAAGCAATGAGTATATCAGATAGAATACTACTAATGAAAGATGGAGTTCTTCAACAGTTTGATACACCGTCAGACATGTATTTAAAACCTAAAAATGAGTTTGTAGCTAGATTTTTAGGAAATCCAGAAATAAACTTACTAGAAGTTGATGAAATAATAGATAAAGATAAAATAAAAGTTAAAGGTTTTAGTAAAGTCATAAATATAAGAAATTGTTGTGAGGAATCAGAATTAAATAATACAGTAACTAAAATAGGGATAAGACCAGAAGATATATCTATAGTGAAAAGTGATGACTTCGACTTTGAAGGTGAAATTATAAACTATCAGATGTTAGGTAAAGAAGTACATTTAATAATTAAAATAGAGGACATAACAATAACTACTGTCACACCTTGGACTTCAGAAAATATAAAAGGAAAAGTAAAATTAAAAATAAATAAAATTCATGTTTTTTAG
- a CDS encoding cysteine-rich small domain-containing protein, with amino-acid sequence MNKNYKFFQNKKCEYFPCHKTHDLEHFNCLFCFCPLYALGNKCGGNFKYKNDIKDCSDCLASHGKNGYEFVMSKIKEVIDLGSKKQ; translated from the coding sequence ATGAATAAAAATTATAAGTTTTTTCAAAATAAGAAATGCGAATATTTTCCTTGTCATAAAACTCATGACTTAGAACATTTTAATTGTCTATTTTGCTTTTGCCCGTTATATGCTCTTGGAAATAAATGTGGTGGTAATTTTAAATATAAAAATGATATAAAAGATTGCTCTGATTGCTTAGCTTCTCATGGTAAAAACGGATATGAGTTTGTTATGTCTAAGATAAAAGAAGTCATAGATTTAGGAAGTAAAAAGCAGTAG
- a CDS encoding glucose-6-phosphate isomerase: protein MRSVEFDYSNSLIKEHEIVALKQQIDIIHDNIHNKVGIGNEYLGWVDYPINYDKKEFEDIKRVSEKIKQDSDIMIVIGIGGSYLGARAVIESLQHSFHDLLPKEKSNNTKILFVGNNLSSTYISELMESIEGKDISLNVISKSGTTTEPAIAFRVLRDYMKKIYGDRAKERIYVTTDKESGSLRQLAIQEGYQTFTIPDDIGGRYSVLTPVGLLPIAVAGVDIDRLMEGAYDAVKEYEEKDLHKNNCYKYAAIRNILNRRGKDIELLATHEFSLHFFSEWWKQLFGETEGKDGRGIFPASICYTTDLHSLGQYIQDGRRNIFETLINIEKPKKEIYMFEDSDNIDELNYLSGKSIDFICKRAMEGTIKAHVSGGVPNLIVNVPKIDEYYIGQLIYFFQKSCAVSGYLLGINPFNQPGVEEYKKNMFDLLEREYI from the coding sequence ATGAGATCAGTTGAATTTGATTATTCTAATTCTTTAATTAAAGAACATGAGATTGTAGCATTAAAACAACAAATAGATATTATACACGATAATATACATAATAAAGTCGGAATAGGTAATGAATATTTAGGATGGGTAGATTATCCCATAAACTATGACAAAAAAGAATTTGAAGATATAAAGAGGGTTTCAGAAAAAATAAAGCAAGATTCTGATATTATGATTGTAATAGGGATAGGAGGATCTTACTTAGGGGCAAGAGCGGTTATAGAATCACTTCAACATTCATTTCATGATTTACTACCAAAAGAAAAAAGTAATAATACTAAAATATTATTTGTAGGAAATAACTTAAGCAGCACTTATATTAGTGAACTTATGGAATCTATAGAAGGAAAGGATATAAGTCTAAATGTTATATCTAAATCTGGAACTACTACAGAACCTGCTATAGCGTTCAGAGTATTAAGAGATTATATGAAAAAAATCTATGGAGATAGAGCTAAAGAGCGAATATATGTTACTACAGATAAAGAGAGTGGAAGTCTTAGACAGTTAGCAATACAAGAAGGATATCAAACATTTACTATACCAGATGATATTGGAGGTAGATATTCTGTACTAACACCTGTAGGGCTTCTCCCTATAGCAGTAGCAGGAGTAGATATAGATAGACTTATGGAAGGTGCATATGATGCTGTAAAGGAATATGAAGAAAAGGACTTACATAAAAATAACTGTTATAAGTATGCAGCTATTAGAAATATTCTTAATAGAAGAGGTAAGGACATAGAGCTATTAGCAACACATGAATTTTCTTTGCACTTTTTTTCTGAATGGTGGAAGCAATTATTTGGTGAAACTGAAGGAAAAGACGGAAGAGGGATATTTCCAGCATCTATATGCTACACAACAGACTTACATTCACTTGGTCAATATATACAGGACGGAAGAAGAAATATATTTGAAACTTTAATAAATATAGAAAAGCCTAAAAAAGAAATATATATGTTTGAAGATAGTGACAATATAGATGAACTAAACTATTTAAGCGGAAAAAGCATAGATTTTATATGTAAAAGAGCAATGGAAGGAACCATAAAAGCCCATGTTTCAGGTGGAGTTCCAAATTTAATTGTAAATGTACCTAAAATTGATGAGTATTACATTGGACAACTAATCTACTTTTTTCAGAAATCATGTGCAGTAAGCGGATACCTATTAGGAATAAATCCATTTAATCAACCAGGGGTAGAAGAGTATAAGAAAAATATGTTTGACTTACTAGAAAGAGAATACATCTAA
- the glgB gene encoding 1,4-alpha-glucan branching protein GlgB gives MDNIEIRNYKKMGAHIRTENKQNGVRFSVWAPNARQVSVAGDFNDWNGRKHKMIKDKDTGMWSLFIPGLKEGDLYKYDIEDVNGKRVLKSDPYGFLHEKRPNTASIVYDLFEYQWNDVGFRRGKRVNKMYEGPINIYEVHLGSWKRKKDGEFMTYRELADELVEYTLDMGYTHIEIMPIIEHPYDGSWGYQGVGYYSVTSRYGEPRDFMYFVDKCHQAGIGVILDWIPAHFCKDIHGLAKFDGTCLYEYGNHMKAENYQWGTLNFDLGRDEVISYLISNAIFYIDVFHIDGLRVDAVSSMLYLDFCKEHGQWIPNRYGGRENLEAIEFMRKMNETIYENYPNTFMIAEESSAWPLVSSPTYLGGLGYNYKWNMGWMNDILEYMEKETIHRKWHHNLITFSIMYTYSENFILPLSHDEVVHGKKSLLDKMPGDYWQKFANLRLLYGYMMGHPGKKLLFMGGEFGQFIEWKYDDELDWFLLDYDMHEKVKNYTRDLNALYKEERSLWELDHKQEGFEWIDPNNSEQSIITFMRKGKKERDLLIIVCNFTPQVYEKYKIGVPFLGEYQEVFNSDYEKYGGSNFINKEILVSDNAKWNNQKYSLEINIPPLGVAYFKLENLIEKSTEKKG, from the coding sequence TTGGATAATATAGAAATAAGAAACTATAAGAAAATGGGAGCACACATACGAACTGAGAACAAGCAGAATGGCGTAAGATTTTCAGTATGGGCTCCTAATGCTAGACAAGTAAGCGTGGCTGGAGATTTTAATGATTGGAACGGTCGTAAGCATAAAATGATAAAGGACAAAGATACTGGAATGTGGTCACTATTTATACCAGGATTAAAAGAAGGAGATTTATATAAATATGATATAGAAGATGTAAATGGAAAAAGAGTTTTAAAGTCAGATCCGTATGGATTTCTACATGAAAAAAGACCAAATACAGCTTCTATAGTATACGACTTATTTGAATATCAATGGAATGATGTAGGGTTCAGAAGAGGAAAAAGAGTAAATAAAATGTATGAAGGACCTATAAATATATATGAAGTTCATCTAGGATCATGGAAAAGGAAAAAGGACGGAGAATTCATGACTTATAGGGAATTAGCAGATGAACTTGTAGAATATACACTAGACATGGGATATACGCACATAGAAATCATGCCTATTATAGAGCACCCATACGATGGATCATGGGGCTATCAAGGTGTCGGATACTATTCAGTGACTAGTAGATACGGTGAACCTAGAGATTTTATGTACTTTGTAGATAAGTGTCACCAAGCTGGTATAGGTGTTATATTGGACTGGATACCTGCCCACTTTTGTAAAGACATACATGGACTAGCTAAATTTGATGGAACTTGTTTATATGAATATGGAAATCATATGAAAGCTGAAAACTATCAGTGGGGCACACTGAATTTCGATTTAGGAAGAGATGAGGTTATTAGCTATCTGATATCTAATGCAATATTTTATATAGATGTATTTCATATAGATGGACTAAGGGTAGATGCAGTTAGTAGTATGTTATATTTAGATTTTTGTAAAGAGCACGGTCAATGGATACCAAATAGATATGGTGGAAGAGAAAATTTAGAGGCTATTGAATTTATGCGAAAAATGAATGAAACAATATATGAAAATTATCCTAACACATTTATGATAGCAGAAGAATCCTCAGCATGGCCTTTGGTAAGTAGTCCAACTTATTTAGGAGGGCTAGGATATAACTATAAGTGGAATATGGGATGGATGAACGACATATTAGAGTATATGGAGAAAGAAACCATACATAGAAAATGGCATCATAATTTGATTACCTTTTCTATTATGTACACGTACTCTGAAAACTTCATACTACCATTATCTCATGATGAAGTTGTCCACGGTAAGAAATCACTACTAGATAAAATGCCCGGAGACTATTGGCAGAAATTTGCTAACTTAAGATTACTCTATGGTTATATGATGGGACATCCAGGTAAAAAGTTGTTATTTATGGGTGGAGAATTTGGACAGTTTATAGAGTGGAAATATGATGATGAGCTAGATTGGTTTTTACTAGATTATGATATGCATGAGAAAGTTAAAAACTACACTAGGGATTTAAATGCCCTTTACAAAGAGGAAAGATCGTTATGGGAATTAGACCATAAGCAAGAGGGATTTGAATGGATAGATCCTAATAACAGTGAACAAAGTATAATCACTTTTATGAGAAAAGGTAAGAAAGAAAGAGACTTATTAATTATAGTGTGTAATTTTACTCCTCAGGTATATGAAAAATATAAGATAGGAGTTCCTTTTCTAGGAGAATATCAAGAAGTGTTTAATAGTGATTATGAAAAGTATGGAGGCTCGAACTTTATTAACAAAGAAATATTAGTATCAGATAATGCTAAATGGAATAATCAAAAATATTCCTTAGAAATAAATATACCACCTCTTGGGGTAGCCTATTTCAAACTAGAGAATTTAATTGAAAAGAGTACGGAAAAAAAGGGGTAA
- a CDS encoding RNA-guided endonuclease InsQ/TnpB family protein has protein sequence MILAKKVRIIPNTEEEQQLWKSVGTARFIYNWTLKRQEENYENGDKFISDGDLRKEITLMKQTEEYKWLKGVSNNIAKQAVKDACNAYKRFFKGLADKPRFKSKRRSKPSFYNDNEKLKVKYKQILIEKVGWIKTSEQIPMDVKYTNPRVSFDGKYWYISVGIEKKYPKIELTGESIGIDVGIKDLAICSNGMVFKNINKTRLVKKLEKRLRRLQRKVSRKYELNKEGRKFVKTSNIIKLEKQIRLLHRKLSNIRNNHLHQATTKIVKTKPSRVVMETLNIKGMMKNKHLSKAIAKQGLYEFKRQLQYKCEYYGIEFIEADKWYPSSKTCSECGHLKAKLSLSERTYICEECKTIIDRDLNASINLSRYSA, from the coding sequence ATGATACTGGCGAAGAAAGTTAGAATTATACCTAATACAGAAGAAGAACAACAACTTTGGAAATCTGTTGGAACTGCAAGATTTATATATAACTGGACACTTAAAAGACAAGAAGAGAACTATGAAAATGGTGATAAATTTATAAGTGATGGAGATTTAAGAAAAGAAATCACTTTAATGAAGCAAACAGAAGAATATAAATGGCTTAAAGGAGTGTCTAACAATATAGCAAAACAGGCAGTAAAAGATGCTTGTAATGCTTATAAAAGATTCTTTAAAGGATTAGCAGATAAGCCAAGATTTAAAAGCAAAAGAAGAAGCAAGCCATCATTTTATAATGACAATGAAAAACTAAAAGTTAAATATAAACAGATTCTTATAGAAAAAGTAGGTTGGATTAAAACATCAGAACAAATACCAATGGATGTTAAGTATACTAATCCAAGAGTAAGTTTTGATGGGAAGTACTGGTATATATCTGTAGGAATTGAGAAAAAATATCCCAAAATAGAATTGACTGGTGAAAGCATAGGTATAGATGTTGGAATTAAAGATCTTGCCATATGCTCTAATGGAATGGTTTTTAAAAATATTAATAAAACAAGGTTAGTAAAGAAATTAGAAAAAAGATTACGTAGGTTGCAACGTAAAGTATCAAGAAAGTATGAATTAAATAAAGAAGGGAGGAAGTTCGTCAAAACAAGCAACATTATAAAACTTGAAAAGCAAATTAGATTACTTCATAGAAAGTTATCTAATATTAGAAACAACCACTTACACCAGGCAACTACTAAGATAGTGAAAACCAAGCCATCAAGAGTAGTAATGGAAACACTTAATATAAAAGGAATGATGAAGAATAAACATTTATCAAAAGCTATAGCCAAACAAGGGTTGTATGAGTTTAAAAGACAACTTCAATATAAATGTGAATACTATGGGATTGAATTTATTGAAGCTGATAAATGGTATCCATCATCAAAGACATGTAGTGAGTGTGGTCATTTGAAAGCTAAATTATCACTATCAGAAAGAACCTATATCTGTGAAGAATGTAAAACTATAATAGATAGAGATTTAAATGCATCAATTAATTTAAGCAGATATTCAGCATAA
- a CDS encoding glucose-1-phosphate adenylyltransferase: METKKKECIAMILAGGQGSRLGTLTKNLAKPAVPFGGKYRIIDFTLSNCSNSGIDTVGILTQYQPLILNSHIGIGRPWDLDRRKEGVTLLPPYVDGKGGEWYKGTANAIYQNIYYIDQIKPEYVIVLSGDHIYKMNYSEMINYHKESNADATISVIEVPLDEASRFGIMNTDNNDKIYEFEEKPKEPKNNLASMGIYIFNWDVLRQYLIEDENNSNSSHDFGKDIIPKMVSDGKEIYAYRFKGYWKDVGTIESFWEANMDLLSEMPELSLYESNWKIYSENTNYPPSHIAVESEVNSSLINEGCSVSGKVKNSILFQGVSIGRNSVIKDSLIFPNVEIGDNVTIEKAIIGENSKIYDGKKIGQKYNDYKETSYEISQSGILVIGENSII, encoded by the coding sequence ATGGAAACTAAAAAGAAAGAGTGCATAGCAATGATACTGGCAGGGGGACAAGGAAGTAGGCTAGGAACTCTAACTAAGAACTTAGCTAAACCAGCAGTACCATTTGGCGGTAAATATAGAATAATAGACTTTACACTTAGTAACTGCAGTAATTCAGGAATTGATACAGTTGGAATCTTAACACAGTATCAGCCACTTATACTAAATAGTCATATAGGGATAGGTAGACCATGGGACTTAGATAGACGTAAAGAAGGTGTTACACTATTACCACCATATGTAGACGGTAAAGGTGGGGAGTGGTACAAGGGAACAGCGAATGCTATATATCAAAATATATATTATATAGATCAGATAAAACCTGAATATGTGATTGTATTATCTGGAGATCATATATACAAAATGAATTATTCAGAAATGATAAATTATCATAAGGAAAGTAATGCAGATGCTACTATAAGTGTAATAGAGGTTCCTTTAGACGAAGCAAGTAGGTTCGGAATTATGAATACCGATAACAACGATAAAATATATGAATTTGAAGAAAAACCTAAAGAGCCTAAAAATAATTTAGCATCTATGGGAATATACATATTCAACTGGGATGTACTAAGGCAGTATCTAATAGAAGATGAAAATAACAGCAATTCAAGTCATGACTTTGGAAAAGATATAATACCTAAGATGGTTAGTGACGGAAAAGAAATCTATGCATATAGGTTCAAAGGATATTGGAAAGATGTCGGAACTATAGAAAGCTTCTGGGAAGCTAATATGGACTTACTATCTGAGATGCCTGAGTTGAGCTTATATGAAAGTAATTGGAAAATATACTCTGAGAACACAAACTACCCCCCAAGTCATATAGCCGTAGAGAGCGAAGTGAATAGTTCACTGATAAATGAAGGATGTTCAGTTTCAGGTAAAGTAAAAAACTCTATTCTTTTTCAGGGAGTTAGTATTGGAAGAAACTCTGTGATAAAGGATTCTTTAATATTTCCGAATGTAGAAATAGGTGATAACGTGACTATAGAGAAAGCTATAATAGGAGAAAATAGTAAAATTTATGATGGAAAGAAAATTGGACAAAAATACAATGACTATAAAGAGACTAGCTATGAAATATCACAAAGTGGAATATTAGTAATAGGAGAAAATAGTATCATATAG